The Brassica napus cultivar Da-Ae chromosome C7, Da-Ae, whole genome shotgun sequence genomic interval ATGGCTGTCACATAccaaaagaaaacagagaaaaatatTAAGAATTGGTGTCATAGTGAATAGGAAAATAGAGAGCCATGTGCAATGATTAAATCTTAAATAAGTTTTATATCTTAAACAATAGATAAAGGAGAAGATAAGCCACTAACTAATCATTTGGAACACATGAATAGAAGAGAGGATCAAATGAGAAAGACAAAAGTCTCCTATGTTTATTTCTTATAGTCATTTTTGTATATGGTTCAAGAAAATGTTCCGAAGCGTAGGCCCTTTTCACTGCTTCGTTGGTATCCAGTTTTTTGCCTTGCTTTCTCGTTTTTTCATGTTAGTATTTGTCACTGTTTAATTCtttgtttagattattttttgCATCTCTCCTAGTAACTTCCGTCTCAAATTGAAAATCtggtaataatatttaatattttaccaaaaaaaatgtttcaaaaaaaaaagtttactgCAACAAAGTTTACTAGATGCTAGCATTTTGTCATGAGATGTTTGAAAAAGATATTTAACAGTTGGGGCCACATGTGAAAGACCTTGTTACATTTTCGCTATATGTTATGGGCCCAACACTGGCTTATTTTGCTTAAGACTGAGGCCCATTAGAAGGAAAACGCAGCTGTGAACTTGCTGACCAAGGGACACGCAAAGAGGAACCACTCTCTGACTTCTCGTCTTAAAATGTGCTGTGATTCAACGCCGAGTTCACGTTTCTTGCATGATTCTCTCCGTACACACTCACACAATAAACCTTATGTTGACTTTTCCCCATTCCAGAAAACCAAATTTGattaaagaaaataatgataatatCTAAAACTTCAATTAAGCTTACTAATCAATCTGATTAACGGAGATTATACAATGATTCATTTGaccaaaagcaaaaaaaaaaacataatcaaagACAGGAACAAACACACTGACTCAAGCGTTTCCCAAATCTCTCTAAAACCTTTTAGAAGCAGTTGTAAGAAGGCTCGTCTTGGTGCAAATGAAGGAGACGGAAAAAGCGTCTGCGGCGGTAGAAAAACGCCGATCTGAGTCGAGACCAGAAAACGCGTTTCAACTTCCTCGTTGATCTCAGCTGTGACCACACAAACCTCTTCACTCTTCTTACAGATCTAGTAACCTTCTCCCTGAAGCTCTGTTTCCTGGAGAACTGGTAGCTCCTGAGAAACACCTGTCTCTTCTCCAGATACTCTCCACGGCAGTACCGGTCGCCGCCACCGCTTCTGAAAACGAGCTTCTCACTCATATTCAGTGGAGGCTGAGGaatggttatttttttttctttttagggATCGTTATGTTTCCTTCCAAGTTTGGAAACGGAGCCCTTAAAGTAAAGGGTTTATTGAACGCAAACGCAGTCGCGTTAGTATTTTGCTTTTATCATGTGTTACGCACTGTGTTCTTTATTGGCGCAAACGTATGTGTGTTTACCTCGCTAAGTCTTTTGTCCTCGTTAATCCATCCAAAAGTCTGGTGAGACTTTAATTTAACGTTTCCCCCGTTGACCAACAACATTCCACTAAGTATTTATTAACTAACATCAAAATAAAAGCAGTGAATGAATGAATGTAGTACTTGTTTGGTGGGTTATAAATCGAAATTACTCCGTTTATGAGGTCACTTTATCGAAAACAATAAAACTAATTACTAGTACTATAGCTTAGAAGATACACATTCATTGAATCAGAAGACATTTTCTAGTAGTGGAAAACGTGAAAATAATACGTATCATCCAAGACAAATAGTTCAGAGAATTTTAAGAGAATGTACCCTTTTTGTTGGTATAGAttactttttataaaaagagtgacaatataaaaagatgtgctcataaaaaaaattctactaTACAAATACTActaattttgatataataacTCCTTTTAACTTTTTGTGGTCACACAAGAAGATGAAATAGTTTATGTTTGGTGGAGCATAGTAAGTGTAAGTTAGGTTTGTGAAGATGTGACATCGGGAATTATAGAAAGGATATGCCTAACTCCTTTGCATTTACTATGCTTGGTTTTTGTCAAATACCAACCATCCTAAGACCAAGACATCTCTTATGCAATAATGTCACAAGTGTAAGTCAGGTACACAAGTTCCTCATCTGCTCCGTAGCCTTTAGCCGTCAAGGAGTGTCAAGAACTTTGTTGTTTATTACCATGCTCTCAAATTTAAAATGCCAAGAACACACAACATGTAGACAGACTTTTAAAGATGCTCCAAACTCATCTAGTTACATGTATATTCGAAGCATGTTACTCAGCTGCTAAACAATTCACAAGCTTGAGAAGCAATTAAAGACAAGTTTCAAGCCCTAGTATATCTACACAGCAGGCAAGGACAAGAAACATGCTTAGTAGAAGACTCATCACATAAAGCTACAAGAGCTCAAGGCAAACGGGTTTACAAGCTTTCCTCAAGTTCCCTACTAACATCTTCCAACTAAGAACACACCTCAGAAGATTCATCTGAATCCAGCTTtctacatcttcttctttctgctTCTATCTAGGCCCCACTTTCACTTGCTGAGGGGACGTTGCTGGGGAAACTAGATATATCAATGTCAATGAGCGACATATCATACATTGTATCAAGAGAATCCAATCCATCAACAAGCAACGAAGATTTCGCAGCAGGATCAGATGTTACGCTGGAGCTTTTCGGTGAGCTCCCCACTGAAGAAGATAGACTACTCGAGACCGAAACACCATCTATCTTGTTTGCATACACGGTTTGGTTCTTTCTCATCGCCTCCATCTCTTGCCCAGTCGGCACAAAGGTTCTAGACCGGTACTTCTTTGCCCCCTCGTCTCCACCATCGGTATGGTTGTAGAGTACATAATCGTGATAAGTAGGAGCAAACTGCAATAACAACCAATCATCATCAGAAGGCACAAAATGAAAACGTAAAATCGTTCAAAACAAGATGTCAAGATCAGTTACTTACCTGGTGGACAGTGTCATGGTAGAAGTCATTTAGCTTCACAGCGTGTGATAAGCTCCCTGAGAAGCTGCCGGCTCCACCAACATTGGCACCTGCATACTCCTTGTATGGGAAAGCATAGAAATGGCATGCTGCAGCAATAAGCATCTCCAcacatattatgaaattttgaaaatgagcCGCTTCCTCTGCGGTCTGTATGAATCCAGACTTTGCAGCAAGAAAGACAAGAACACCCTGTTCAAAGGAAGAGAGTCATATAACACAAAAGTCAAGAGTTGATGTCTAATACTACAAAGTTAGAACGCAAATTTTTACCTGCCAATAGGTTAGAAAGACAACAGACTTAATGATCACAAACTTTGGGACTGGATTGAATGGCTGAAGGAGATCTCTGCAGGCCATGTAGAACAGCACAAGTGCGTACAAAGCAACTGTGTAGGATATGGTGTAGATGATGGTAAGGTAGAGATATGCTTGATCAGGGTTGAAGTTTCCATCCTTGTACTTCCCTTTTGCGTAAAGCACAAGTGTGACAGCCACTAGGATAGGCTTTAGGATTACAAATTGTAGACAGCCTTGCTTGCACCGTCGAATAAAACGCCTGCAAAGAAAAAGACCATGGCGCATAAGAAAACAGCATGAGACAGAGACATCCAAACAGACTGTTTAATGTTTGTGTAAGCTAATGGTTGTCTTTAAGGACAACACTCATAATGGCTATTAACGTGACTATGTAACCACTGCTCAATCTTGATGAGTAGAAAGAACTTAACTACTTACCCATCCAATGTTAATGGCGGAAAGCAACAAGTCATGAGACACCATGATGGTTTAAGAGAGCGACCGCTCAAACTAAGCACGACAGCTCCTGGACCTCCAACCCACGCCAAACACAGAGATAAGAAGTTGTAAATGACCCATGCCTCATAACTGAAAAACACCAAAAGTTAGCCATTAGAGTCAAACTTAACATGGGTTACAGAGTTGGTTGAGTACTTAGGAGTACTCACACTTCACGTATGGAATCAAAATAGATGGAGCTTGTAGGTAGCACAAGAGACAAGAATGACATGAAGGCATAAACCTGGCAAGAGAAAACAATCAAGAACAACATGTCAGCGAGAGTAAAACAATGTCAAGAGGTAATAGAGATGGGTGAGAAGACTAACCGGGACCATGAAGATGATCCGAACGATGTATCTCTGATAAGTAGGCTCCGTGTAATTGAGAAGGTGCCTGTAGATGTGGAATATTGCCAAGGCAATGGCTCCAACAGTGCATAGAAACGCCACGATGTTGAGATAAAACGGTATCAAATCCGCCATTCCtgcaaaacaaataaacaaaaaggaaTCAACAAAATGAACAAACTCTGTAATCAAACAAAAAGGGGGGAAAAAAAAGTTGAAACCTTTGAAAGCAGAACAAGAACCCAATATAAAGTTGGAAGCTTTACAGCAAGTATGAATCGAAGATGGGGGGAAATGACGTAAACCCAGAATTGAGAGACCACGATTCGTAATCGGGAAGGAAGAAAGAAAGGAAGAGGAGAGCAATGTAACCGTAGTAACGAAGcaaagaaatagaaaaagaacCCTAATTTGGGGAAGAGAGCAGATTTATTGTGGATTTTGAGATTGAGGGTTTTGATAAGCCttccttctttcttctttcttctttcttctttcttcttctccttcctccttCCCTGCGAAAGGAGCAAACTTTGGGAGATGGgtttcacagcaaagcaaagtccaaaaaaaagattaaagataaaatttttttttaattatagtcTCTGAAGATTTTTAAATGAAGCAATCCATTCAACGTCCATCCAATCCAGCCTGTGGACTTCAACCCCTTAATTATTtcgctttcttttttttgtttttggtcaaATTATTTcgatttctataattttttttattagagtattctatttttcatcaatattcaATCACAAGTCTAGCTATCCAATGATACCAATAGACGGTTCAATAATAATGTACTtaacaattataaaatacaacATCATTTGTCGGCAAAGCCAAAGCCTTCTCACTCAAAGCTTGGAAATTAGAGACttcttttaaaactaaaaacattcTATGCCTTTGCTTCAAGATCTTTACCAGTAAATCATACTTTTAGAAAGAGATAACATGTGATACAACTTGTGTCCAAGGTGTGTGTAAGTGTGAAAAAAAAACGATTAGTTTAGTCATGCATTCTAAAGCGTCAAACAGAGAGATGAAACATCTCACGTTCAAGGTcgctcttctttttctttttctttaatcacaagaaatttattaattaaattgtaaaaggTGAATACAAATACTGAATCAACCAATGAGGAGgaatatcaaaaaatatgaaagaacTATTATGATCACTAACTTGTTTTGCCAGAACATCCGCTGTTTGATTCTTCTCGCGATTGACATACTCCAATGAACACTCTAGTAACAAAGTCATCCAATACCTTATATCACATAAGTAGTTCCCCAAATCAATATGTTCCTTCACTTGGTTAATAATAAGACAAAGTTCTTGATTATCGGCTTCAAACCATACTCTTCTCCAACCACGAACTCATATTTGTTGCAGAGCAAACAAATAATTCATGGTCTCACCTATAAGGGATGATTGAACTTTTCCAATTTTAGCATTTCCGGCTCCCAAAAAAACTCCATTATGATCTCTTAAAATCCATTCAATCCCATCAGCAATGTTATTAGAACCAGAGCTATAATCAAAGTTGCATTTTACCCAATTACAAGGAGGAGGTTCCCATTTCGATGATTTAGCCCCGTATCCTTTTCTTTGCTGTCCAGTTTGAAGAACATTCCTATACCATTCAATGTTCCAATCCATTGCTCTTTTAATGTCTTCACTAGGATGAACATTTCTCTTATTGAAGATAAATTCATTCCTTGATTTCCAAATCAACTAGAAGACCAGTAATTTATTTAGCTCCAAATCCGGTAAAGACTCCATTATGCTAAAGAGAAGTTGAATATTATCTTCCAAGGTTTTTGAAAATAGATGGACTGAGATAATACCTGAACATCTCCAAATAGCCGTGACATGAGGGCACATGAATAAAACATGATTGATGGATTCATCTTCAAGACAACATCTCTGACATGTAGGATCAATATTAATCCCACGAGTACAAAGATTTGTATACGTAGCTAATGCTTTTGATATCACTCTCCATAAAAACTGTTTTATCTTTGGCAAAATGTTCAACTTTCAAATTTTTCCTTTAATTTCTAAAGAGCCTTCAGGTCTTAGAGCAGCTCCAACGGTGTATATAACAAGGGGTTCTGACaattaaaaggaaaacaaaaaataagaaaattatgaaagagAAGCATGAAAGGTTTCTTGTTTGGACATTTTAAGAATTGGGTTCTACCACAAAGTAACAGATGTCACTTTCAAAACCTTTCGGCTGCTTCAAAaagattaatatattataatattaatttttgtttttcttttagaaacCTTGATCGGTTTTACCGATGGAGGTGGTTTTAAGATCTCATCTCCCTCATGATAAAAGTGAGTAGCTGTCCAGTATCCCGACTTGACCGTGTACTGCATATCTTTCGTAAAAGGCCATATTAAATGATCTTCTGGAGCAAACCGAGATAACTTGATTTTCAAGACTTGTTCCACGTCAATGGCCATATTAAAGGTCGCTCTTGTTTTTATATGCCAAAGCCAAAGAGAGTTTATCCCACAACTAGGagggtgtccgcgcttcgcgcggaatattgttttattattgctaagagcatgattttttttttttggataatgtaattatgttatcgtttttatttgttaagatcattatttgatgtttttagtttgttatGTAGTAGgtgataagttaatatatttttgtgttttttttttgaataatgtgttgttgtgtgtataatACTTGTTAGTAGTCAAATGAGCCTCTAACATAAactaatattgaatttcaataactttgcatctacgcatttgttgattctaagattaacggtttcaTCGTCAAAAttgcattatattttttttcatatttttgaaaattataatttttaagatgttttttgccCTCTCCCCATATTTTAAACTTGAGCCCTCATCGTCTATGTATTTCGTTACATTTCTggtgtgcggtgcttctcaccatcaccggaaaaagactcacatttttctcttgttcttcttgccttcttcacctatgagattatatggtatttgttgcagatcgggtttatgagttttcagttgTTCGGTTGCTTCCCACGGCATTGTAGGCTGTTCCAGTCAATATTGagtgctcctcttcttccttagatttcagctgatgttaggaacaacatctccttggttgggtcagagtttattcgtctttgattttgtattcctcgtcgttggcttaccgtcaatagtctctgctcgttttggttttcaagatctagtttttggtgttctgacttctatgctctctttcatagctcgaggacggctccatagttttctgatttcgctccgtctccctttccctctctattcttgcatctctttgcagctttcatcgcatctctggtggctctccctttcaccatgtttgccactcgagatttggataatgttttcgttcgtgTATGCTATGTGGGCTTAGAAGGTTATTTatggtctcaagtttagtctctgattttttggtggttgtcttccattctccctctctcaagttgtttcttttctttccatgtttttcttggtataggtgtgcggagttagtctcttggagctttggttcattctatccagagctttgtggtttttcaGTTGCATGCCGTCTTGTATGTTCTTGTTTAATCTGTGAGGTGTTTCTTACTTTTTAGCTACTGGTTGTGATTCCGGTGTTTTAGGCATATATTTTCCTGTTTTTTGGTGGCTTTGGCCTTTCGATTATTATTCTCCCTTTGGCCCGCTTTCTTAGTTTATGTGTTGGTTGtctagtttcttattcttaatttgattatcttatgatactaataatgaaataaatataatttgtaaatgaaataataaaaattagtaaaaataataaaatgatgaaaagtCTTGCTATTTTTaggtgtgaataaattaaatatttaaaatatatttatattattttatttatttcttgaattttagagACCAATAAGTGTGAGAAGGATTAAATAATACACAATTAGAAATTGATGGAGAAAattgcaataatttaaaaaaagaaaaatttaaatacaaaaaaaaacattaggaCACTTATCAACAAACCCCCatccacatgtcataagaagggAAAAATCCAACATATGTATGAGAATGAAAACTAACCGACCCCAAAAATATCTATATCCCCCCATACAAGGCCAGGATGCTAAGTTTCTTATccatataaatcaatataatggGCCTGAGTACACCTAAGACCAGCCCATAAGGCCCAACATATCTGATATTTCACACCACTTGGAGAGTGTTACAAATAAAGAAGAGATAGGGCGAAGAGCAGGAGAAGCAAAGGCGTGGAAGGTTACAAAGCCTTTCAAAAAAACAACTCTCACCTTATCTCTTCCTCCTTCCTCTCCACCGAGTATCGAGAAATGGCGTCGACGGTGGGAGTTCCATCTCTTTACCAGGTTCCTCACCTGGAATTCTCCAAAACCACTTCCAAGAAGAGGTCTACTTGCttacctctctctctcaacaAACCCTtcctctctcccttctctctccgCAGACCTCGCCTCATCcacacctcctcctcctctctcctCATCCCTTCCGCCGTCGCCACTCCCAACTCCGTCCTCAGCGAGGAAGCCTTCAAAAGCCTCGGCCTTTCCGACGAATTCGACAACACCGACCCCTCCCCCTCCGACGACGATGGTGAAGAGCTCGCTATCTCCAAACTCGGTTTGCCTCAGCGTCTCGGCGAGTCTCTTGAGAAGCGTGGTATCACTCACCTCTTCCCCATTCAGGTTTAAAAGTCTCATCCTTTTCAATCTGAAAACACTTAAAAGTCTCATCCTTTTTATCTGTTATTGACTTTACTGTTTTGGTGTTTGTTGTCTGAAGAGGGCTGTGTTGGTTCCCGCACTTCAAGGACGAGACATCATAGCTCGTGCTAAGACGGGAACTGGAAAGACTCTAGCTTTCGGTATCCCTATCATCAAACGCCTCACTGAACAAGCTGGAGACTACTCTGCGTTCAGGTTTGTTTATCGTTAACTGTACATCTCTCTTTTGTTTAGATTGATGTCTCTAAGTGTTTTGTGTTCTCTTGTTGAGTAGGAGGCCTGGTCGTCTTGCTAAGTTCCTTGTCCTCGCGCCGACCAGAGAACTGGCTAAGCAAGTGGAGAAGGAGATTAAGGAGTCTGCGCCTTATTTAAGCACTGTCTGTGTGTACGGTGGTGTCTCTTACACCATTCAGCAGAATGCTCTCACTCGTGgtgttgatgttgttgttggTACTCCTGGGAGAATCATTGATTTGATCGAAGGGAGGAGCCTCAAGCTGGGTGAAGTTGAGTACTTGGTGCTTGACGAAGCTGACCAGATGCTTGCTGTTGGGTTTGAGGAGGCTGTGGAGTCGATTCTTGAGAATCTCCCGCAGAAGAGACAGAGCATGCTTTTCTCAGCGACTATGCCTACTTGGGTGAAGAAGCTGGCGAGGAAGTACCTTGACAATCCCTTGAACATCGATCTGGTAAGCTTGCTTCATTGTTTCTTCTCGTTGTTTAGGTTGGACTCTGATGCTTAAGGCTGTTTACTGGATTTGTAGGTTGGAGACCAAGATGAGAAGCTTGCGGAAGGGATCAAACTGTATGCAATCTCAGCCACATCGACATCAAAACGGACGATTCTAAGTGACCTTATAACAGTAAGGCTCAGTCGATAGTTTGCTATTTCCTGAACATAGATTAGTCTCTTTAGCTCTGTAATgattatttcaatttttcaaaaacttgAAGGTGTATGCAAAGGGTGGCAAGACCATTGTTTTCACACAAACAAAAAGAGACGCAGACGAGGTCTCTCTAGCATTATCAAACAGTATACCTTCCGAGGCACTTCATGGAGATATCTCTCAGCATCAAAGAGAGAGGACACTCAACGGTTTCCGCCAAGGGAAGTTCACAGTTCTAGTTGCCACTGATGTTGCATCACGTGGGCTTGACATCCCCAACGTAGATCTTGTAAGTTTTTCAAAGTTTCAGTAGGTAGTATTCGTCTGTCTGTGTTGTTCTGACATTTTCTCATTTTACAGGTTATCCATTATGAACTTCCTAATGACCCAGAGACTTTTGTGCACCGTTCTGGTCGTACTGGGCGTGCAGGGAAAGAAGGCTCTGCCATTCTCATGCACAGCAGCAGCCAAAAGAGAACCGTGAGGTCTCTCGAGCGTGATGTAGGGTGCAGATTCGAGTTTATTAGCCCACCGACCGTTGGAGACTTGTTGGAAGCGTCAGCAGACCATGTGGTGGCCACTCTGAACGGTGTTCACCCTGAGTCTATTAAGTTTTTCTCAGCAACTGCTCAGAAACTATTTGAGGAGAAAGGAACAGATGCTTTAGCTGCAGCTCTAGCTCACCTTAGCGGTTTCTCTCAGCCACCTTCTTCTAGATCTCTCCTCAGTCATGAGCAGGTTTGATTCTCAACAATGCTTTTAAGATTCAGGAAAAGTAATGAGAGGTCATTAACATTTTAGATTGATTCTTGAGAAACCAATAAACATTAACATCCACTAAATACTTAGATTTGATAATTAATTCTACAATCATGAACTGAAGTTAAAATGTTTGGACTGCAGGGATGGGTGACTTTGCAATTGATAAGAGATCCAACAAACGCTAG includes:
- the LOC106348726 gene encoding DEAD-box ATP-dependent RNA helicase 3, chloroplastic, which produces MASTVGVPSLYQVPHLEFSKTTSKKRSTCLPLSLNKPFLSPFSLRRPRLIHTSSSSLLIPSAVATPNSVLSEEAFKSLGLSDEFDNTDPSPSDDDGEELAISKLGLPQRLGESLEKRGITHLFPIQRAVLVPALQGRDIIARAKTGTGKTLAFGIPIIKRLTEQAGDYSAFRRPGRLAKFLVLAPTRELAKQVEKEIKESAPYLSTVCVYGGVSYTIQQNALTRGVDVVVGTPGRIIDLIEGRSLKLGEVEYLVLDEADQMLAVGFEEAVESILENLPQKRQSMLFSATMPTWVKKLARKYLDNPLNIDLVGDQDEKLAEGIKLYAISATSTSKRTILSDLITVYAKGGKTIVFTQTKRDADEVSLALSNSIPSEALHGDISQHQRERTLNGFRQGKFTVLVATDVASRGLDIPNVDLVIHYELPNDPETFVHRSGRTGRAGKEGSAILMHSSSQKRTVRSLERDVGCRFEFISPPTVGDLLEASADHVVATLNGVHPESIKFFSATAQKLFEEKGTDALAAALAHLSGFSQPPSSRSLLSHEQGWVTLQLIRDPTNARGFLSARSVTGFLSDVYRPAADRVGKIFMIADDRVQGAVFDLPEDIAKELLENEVPEGNSLSLITKLPPLQDDGPSSDNYGRFSSRDRMPRGGGGSRGSRFGGRGGSSRGRDSWGGDDDRRGRSSGGGGSSWSRGGGSRGSSDDWLIGGGSDRRSSSSRAPSRERSFGGACFNCGSSGHRAADCPDKRGF
- the BNAC07G28780D gene encoding uncharacterized protein BNAC07G28780D: MSEKLVFRSGGGDRYCRGEYLEKRQVFLRSYQFSRKQSFREKVTRSVRRVKRFVWSQLRSTRKLKRVFWSRLRSAFFYRRRRFFRLLHLHQDEPSYNCF
- the LOC106348724 gene encoding transmembrane protein 184A; translated protein: MADLIPFYLNIVAFLCTVGAIALAIFHIYRHLLNYTEPTYQRYIVRIIFMVPVYAFMSFLSLVLPTSSIYFDSIREVYEAWVIYNFLSLCLAWVGGPGAVVLSLSGRSLKPSWCLMTCCFPPLTLDGRFIRRCKQGCLQFVILKPILVAVTLVLYAKGKYKDGNFNPDQAYLYLTIIYTISYTVALYALVLFYMACRDLLQPFNPVPKFVIIKSVVFLTYWQGVLVFLAAKSGFIQTAEEAAHFQNFIICVEMLIAAACHFYAFPYKEYAGANVGGAGSFSGSLSHAVKLNDFYHDTVHQFAPTYHDYVLYNHTDGGDEGAKKYRSRTFVPTGQEMEAMRKNQTVYANKIDGVSVSSSLSSSVGSSPKSSSVTSDPAAKSSLLVDGLDSLDTMYDMSLIDIDISSFPSNVPSASESGA